ACCTGACTTGCCCCGAGAAAAATCCACCACAACAAAGGCATAGAGCGAAATATGCTTGAGGTATGTGAGTTGAAAAAACTTGACATgtacaaagagaaatctactatggTGGAAGTGTAGGGTGAAACATGCCCGAGGCATGTGAGTCAAGAAAATCCGACACATGCTAAGAGAAATCCACCATGGCATCGCAAGACGAAATGTACTTAAGGCATGTAAGTAGACTCTCGCTCGACCAATGTTTGATGCCACGAAGGGGTAGATTAGCAATCGGCCTGTTGGATAAATTAAACATTGTATTTCGAGTCCCCAATAAGAGCCTCGAAGTACGTATTTGAGGGGTAAATGATAAGGAATATATTAACAGTTAACTATCATCCAACACATAAGCACCACATAAAAGCTATCGTGGAAGAAAAAAAGTTTAGGTTACCCCTCACTTATATGTTTGTGTGGATAAAAGTCTAAGGCATACCATTTGGGACTATCTTCCCCCGTTACCAATGTGGACAAAACGTCAAGAGAGGGGCGTTAGAGCAATTACAGGTTGTTCCTTCTAAGACTAGGTATAAAAGGTAATCTCTAATGCTATATCAGAAGGttattttttcaagaaaaacctatacccaaaaaataatcttggtatctaacttaagcatcgaagagATCAGGTCAAAAATTTTCTCCTGACATCAATCTTAGTATTGGTGACATCTCGGGAGTTTGACCCTTCCCCCTCGAAGCCACCTTGTAGCCACTTCGATCACTATCTCAGACACTTAGTGCTTTTGGGTTTGGACCATATTGGGTTAACTCAAgcgttaactatgaattttataattaaagtaTTCTTTTATTTCATTCGAAATGATGAGAATCTCATACTTACCGTACGTTGATAAAAAATCAGAGATTTAATAATTAGATCGCATTTTATATTGATTGAAAATTTAAAATCTTAAAATTATTGAAAGGTAAAATTATGCCGATTTATCCCAGTATCTAAATGACAAGATATTATGCCGATTTAAAATCTTTAAATGAACCAAATAAATGTGACATGAATCAAACCGATCCGGTAGAAGATCTACTCCCTTGCATTACTTGCAAATTGTTCGAAGCTCAATCCGACGGCTGGGAATTGATCATTAATTCAAAATATATTGAATCGGAGCCGTACCGAGAACTAGCCGTTACAAATCGCCTTCCCGGAGCACCGCTCTCCCTTTAATTTCTGGAACCGATCGCTGTTTTCGTCCGTCAGAAACCCTAGGTGGAAGAACCAATCTTTCATCCGTTCCTTCACACTCCAATCCTTCCCCGATCGATTCCCGGCCTTGGAGGACCCGGAGATGGCGTCGCCCTCGAAGAAGACGCAAGCCTCCAGACCTCACGCCTCGGAGATGCTGAAGATTTACGAAAATTCCGATCCCAACATCCCGATCTCGCCCCCTCTTCCTTCTAAGAAACCGGTTAAATCTCCGTTGATTGGGTCGGCTCGGTCGAATAAGCCCATTCCGAAAACCCCTGGTCGGATCTTCGCGCCGCTGCCCCTGCCAGAGCGGGCCAGGAAGTTTATCGTCGCCAAGAAGAGTTCGAAGAGGGCGGGGAACGGCCTCGATTTTGAGAGGTGCCGGAAAGAAGCCTACGAGGCCCTCCGAGCATCGCAGGAAGAGTTCTTTAGGAGAGATCGTTCCTCCGATGTCGCCGAGGTAGCAGACTCGGCAATCAGTGAGGCCGACGGATCCATAGATGGAGCTGACAAGGACGGAACGGATGTGACGGAGAAGGCCTTGGATTCAGTGGTCGAGGATCTGGAGGGCGGTTCAGAAGCGAGAAACATGAGGAGCTTGGTGATGGAGGAGGCGATGAGTGGCATGCCTGAGCCGGGGTCTGGCCGTGTGAAGCATTTGGTCAAGGCATTTGAGAACTTCCTATCCATTTCGAAGGATGATGAGGCTGATAAGCACGAAGATAGGAAGCCAATGGTGTTGAATTGGGCACTTCCGGGATTTCAACCATCAACCAAGGTAGCAGCGGAGGCAGTAGCTTCTTCGACGTCCATTTTCTCTTCAGCTGGGTTCTTTCCGTCCAGAGAACTTGAGAAGAATTTGAGGTTATATTCTTCGGTGGAGAGTAATGGTGACAGGTTAGTGATACTTAAACTGTGAGAATGGAGTTTCTTGTTACTCTGTGCTGTTTTGTTGAGTATTCTTGGGCTTCCTTTAAGGATTGAATCTTAATTGACCAAAGTTCTGAATTTAGGTTCAGCTGGGGGAGAAGGACATCCGGAGGAGGAAGGAATAAACGTAATGTAAGAAAATATTCAGTTCTACATTTTTCTTTAGCAGTTCTACAATGTCGAATAGAGCTTCCTTTGCTCTTTTTCCTTATAAATTAGATCTCAAGCAAAAGAATATTGACTTTGACATCAAAAATGCTTCTACTTGCCAGAGTTCTGAATCTCTGAGGAGGAGCTGGAATAAGATGCTTAAAGTGACCAGCCAACATCCATTCAAATTGAGAACTGAGGTACACTGTCATACTAATTTCCTTAGCAAAGCATATCTATAATTACCTACAGAAGCAAGGATGGTTACTTTATCAGTTTTCTCACTATAAGAATGAAAACTAATATTTAACAGCTTTGTCACTATGTTTGTCGCAAAAAAATGCACATGATTATACAAGCAGTGAGGCAGAAACTTGAGTTTGTAAAGACGTAATGGATTGTCACCTGGTTTTGATCGGGCCCTTCGGTGGTAATCAGACTCTTATCTGACTTCAGGCCTGGAATCAGTACTACAATTGCACTAGCGATCAAATTCTATAAATTGTTCACCTGCTAGTTTTAGTTCACTGTGCATTCATCTTTAAATCGATGCAATTTGGACTGAGtatttggaaaagaagtattaTGATTgacttatgaaaaaaatatatatcaaattagATATATGAAGCTAGTTGCAGGATGAGATTCACATTGATGATCTGATGGTGTTAGAGTTTTGTTGATACTGCAAGCTCTGGAAGTTTAAATGCTTGAAATGGCCATAACATGGCTTTCTTTGATTTTTAAGGTTTGGGCTTTCTGATCGGTAATGTTTCTCAAGAGATATAGAACTGTTTGTACATAGATTCTTATTTGTTTAGCCATCTACAGTAAAATAAATTTCTCTGTAGTAAAACCATGGAGAGTCATGTCATTTGAACTATATCCTTCACATTATCCTCCATAAGTAGAATTTATGCTAGAATGATAAACATGGGGTCATGGCTGATTATTCTCCTATGAGATGCTGCTTAATGCACAAGGCTTTTGCCAACATAATGTAATACAGTCTTATCTCTATAAGCAAAACAACATCTTTTGTTAGTTAAAACCTGGCCACTCGAGTTGCAAAAGAACAACTCTATTACGGCACAGGCCCATCCTCAAGGTTGAATATTGTCTTATTCTACTAAATTTGTCGTTATCTTTTTGAACCCTCATAGATGACTAGATAAAATGGTTTTGACAACTTTTATCGTATATGTGGAATGCAACTAATCTTAAATAGAATGCTTTTGTACCATCAAGGACATAGAGTTTTGTTATGCTCAATCTCCTATTCTTAGGCTTGCAAGAACATTATACAGCTCAGTCACAACACAATATCCaaggctgaaatagtgaaagttgAGTCAATGTATCCACTACGTACTTCCCTTCATTTTTGTGTTAGCATGTTATTTCTGATAGAGGGTGACCAATTTCAGCCAAAGCATATAAGCTAGCACAAGTAATCTAGGACCTTCCTTCTTGTTGTTATTATTGTATGTAGGAATCCAAGTCAAGGAAATGTGTTTTACTGTTTACAGCAAAGAGGAAGGATTAAGGAAGAACAGTTTGTCAAGAAAGTGAAAGCAATGCTGTTGGAAGAGGAGAAGCAACAGATACCTATTGCTCAGGGCCTTCCATGGACCACAGATGAACCAGAGGTGACAACCTCTTTTAACTTCAAGTATTTAAAATAGTTGCTAATAGTAACATTCTATTTCATTAAAAAGAACAATATGTTTGACTTTGTGGTGGTCATGCTACAACTATATGTAATAAtaaatcatttttaatttttctctatGTTTATTATGTTTGCAAACTGAATCATTTTTCTTGTTCACAACGTGTCCTTGTTGTATACTATATTTCAGAAATTTAACACAAAGTTCTAAATGACAATTTCATATGGTGGCTAAAAAATTATTTTGGCAAGATTGTTCAATTACCATAATGCTTCGTTTTTTGAATGTACTGCAATTTCACAAGCTTTTAGATTCTTATATTCACATTGAAGTTGAAGATATCTGTTCCAGTTTCAGTGAGATGtagttttgtttttttaatttaaatatattatggaATTGAGCTTGGCCTTAAACTAATCCCATCACCTGGTGTGCAAGTCCTTTGTTGTTTAGTCTGAAGAAGCCCAAAGAAGTTACAGTTAACTGAAAGTGGGAATTCTAGGGCACACAAAGTGATTGTGATTACTTTTATCAAAAGAAGAATTGAATTGAGATAACTTTGTATACGTAGGAAGTTAAGACTCATAGTAGATTAAATGCTTCATTTGGTTGTGAATTATAGActgtctcagtttgcatttagttTTTTACAGTTGTGAAGTCTCTCAATTTTCAACAACGAAGATTTATTTGTAATACCAAGGCTATCACATCTATGATTAACTCTAGGATTTGAATTTTAAGTTAATGGCAAAATATAACCTCTTTAagccaaaattaaaattttttattatcttaatcATAAATACCATAGTGATTTTCCATCAGAAGAACTACACACCCCCATTgtacttttttcttttgttgaatTTGCTACATTCACCAAGCACATTGATTTGAACTcaatttttattttgaaattccTAAGAGATGCTTGCTACTGTCACTGCCATATCTTCCAACTCGAGGACACCTCCATCTAGATCATTTGGCATATACAACAGGACATTTACATCTAGAAAGAACAGTCACAGAAGGCTCAATTAAACTATATGGGATCAAATATATGCATGGTATACTTGAATGATTTGTCGAGTCTAATATATGATAGCTTTCAGCAAGTTTAGCCAGAGTATGTAGAGATTTTGTACTAAAATTTATCATCTTTGGAATCAGACTAGGATTGCCACAAGTTACAATAATTTTGGACTGATATGAAATTGTAACTGAATATTTATTTTCCAAGTCAGACACTTGGATAACTAGTTTCTGTTTACAGATTACAGAATTTTCAATTCTGTGACATCACATTCTTGATTATTGCTCACATCTTTATTGCTGAAATGTTGTTTAGCACTTAGTGAAGCCCCCTGTAAAGGAGGGCACTGAGCCAATCGACATTGTTTTGCGTAGCGATGTGCGTGCTGCGGAAAGGGCTGAGTTTGATCAACTCGTAAGTTTTCTGAACGACTCTATTACCATCAGTTAAAAATCAGTAGAAATGCTTTACCATACTAAGGGATGGCAGCAGGTCAAGCTTTCTCAGGTAGTTGGGTCTTCTGACCTGCTTAAACTGGGTCTGAAAACGCTTTGATAGGTTTTAGAACGTGTCTGGATGGTAGAGTAGGCAGGCACCTGAGTCATGTTCGGGTTTAGGTAACTAGGTAGTCAGATTTTGGTACCTACCTATTGTCATTTCTAATGTGACCTAGGACTGATAGGATTgtgtattttttattgtttagtcTATCCATCACTTAAATCAGGTTCAAGTACCGGATTGATCCGGTCTGGGATGGGTTTGACAGGAAAGTAGGTATGAATGCTGGTTGCCAGTATGAATACTTGATGATTATTCAGATTTGAGTGAAATCTGTCGGTACCCAACCCGTTGCCCATCCCTAAGCATACTTCCATAGACATTGAATTAGCGACTATGTCAAGACATTAAGATGCTTTTGTTGCTTACTTACGAAATTTGACTTCTCTTCAGGTTGCCGAGCGGATGAACTTCGCTGAACAACTAAGATTGGAAAGGGAGATGAGGCAAAAGGTATTCCTAAATTACAAGAATTAGCTATGTTGTTTGTCAATTAATGTATGTTACATCAAGATTTATTATACATACCCAACAAATTATACAgttagag
This DNA window, taken from Musa acuminata AAA Group cultivar baxijiao chromosome BXJ3-7, Cavendish_Baxijiao_AAA, whole genome shotgun sequence, encodes the following:
- the LOC135643212 gene encoding microtubule-destabilizing protein 60-like, encoding MASPSKKTQASRPHASEMLKIYENSDPNIPISPPLPSKKPVKSPLIGSARSNKPIPKTPGRIFAPLPLPERARKFIVAKKSSKRAGNGLDFERCRKEAYEALRASQEEFFRRDRSSDVAEVADSAISEADGSIDGADKDGTDVTEKALDSVVEDLEGGSEARNMRSLVMEEAMSGMPEPGSGRVKHLVKAFENFLSISKDDEADKHEDRKPMVLNWALPGFQPSTKVAAEAVASSTSIFSSAGFFPSRELEKNLRLYSSVESNGDRFSWGRRTSGGGRNKRNSSESLRRSWNKMLKVTSQHPFKLRTEQRGRIKEEQFVKKVKAMLLEEEKQQIPIAQGLPWTTDEPEHLVKPPVKEGTEPIDIVLRSDVRAAERAEFDQLVAERMNFAEQLRLEREMRQKLEEEEEIRQLRRELVPKAQPMPYFDRPFIPKKSERPRTIPKEPRFHIRQRKSSCAPMLGR